From Anaerotignum faecicola, the proteins below share one genomic window:
- a CDS encoding nucleoside kinase — MSDRINVIVNGKEMTAPKGITFMELAKLAGDDERRFVIAKSGNELYELLYTVQDSMDVEFYDVTNIEGMRVYTRSVSMLMIKAAKDVLGDDTPIIIEHSINNNYYCEINKPGFRATQDALDVIKNRMREIVDEDIPIEKFVMSRDEAIETAMNNNMHDKARLFRYRRASNVNLYGIDGFLDYFYGYMVPSAGYLKMFDLVPYEKGFLLRFPNKSNPHQYEDYANFDKVSSVFMEQLEWCNLMKVNNVADLNDLIVNGGFGQLVLINEALHEKKIAQIADAILERKNKVKVVLIAGPSSSGKTTFAQRLCVQLRVNGLVPHTIGLDDYFVERGLTPLDEDGKPDFEDINALDIEQFNKDLMGLINGEKVEIPSYNFILGQREYKGRFLQLDKDDIIVIEGIHGLNDTLTKDIPDESKFRIFISAMTQLNVDDHNRISTSDSRLIRRIVRDHQFRGIDAAKTLETWPSVKRGEERNIFPFQENADVMFNSATIYELCVLKPYIEPLLFKIDKTYPQYITANRIIKFLDYFLAVDSGCVPNNSILKEFLGGGVFKV, encoded by the coding sequence ATGTCGGATAGAATTAATGTGATTGTAAACGGTAAAGAGATGACGGCCCCAAAGGGCATTACGTTTATGGAGCTTGCAAAACTGGCAGGCGATGATGAAAGGCGCTTTGTAATTGCAAAAAGCGGAAACGAGCTTTATGAACTTCTTTATACTGTTCAGGACAGTATGGACGTTGAATTTTACGACGTTACAAATATAGAGGGCATGCGGGTTTATACCAGGAGCGTTTCAATGCTTATGATAAAAGCGGCCAAGGACGTTTTGGGCGACGACACGCCGATTATAATCGAACATTCAATTAACAATAATTATTACTGCGAAATTAACAAGCCGGGATTCAGGGCGACTCAGGACGCGCTTGATGTAATCAAAAACAGGATGCGGGAAATTGTAGATGAAGATATACCTATTGAAAAATTTGTTATGTCTAGGGATGAAGCAATTGAAACAGCCATGAACAACAATATGCATGACAAAGCCCGGCTTTTCAGATATAGGAGGGCTTCAAATGTAAATTTATATGGGATAGACGGGTTTTTGGATTATTTCTATGGTTATATGGTTCCCAGCGCTGGATATTTGAAAATGTTCGATCTTGTTCCATATGAAAAAGGCTTCCTTCTGAGGTTCCCCAATAAGTCAAACCCGCATCAATATGAAGACTATGCTAATTTTGACAAGGTTTCTTCCGTATTTATGGAACAGCTCGAATGGTGCAACCTTATGAAAGTCAACAATGTTGCCGATCTCAACGACCTTATTGTTAACGGCGGTTTTGGACAGCTTGTGCTTATTAACGAAGCTCTTCATGAAAAGAAAATTGCCCAAATTGCGGACGCTATTCTTGAACGTAAAAATAAAGTTAAAGTTGTGCTTATTGCCGGGCCTTCTTCCTCCGGGAAAACGACGTTTGCACAAAGGCTTTGCGTTCAGCTTAGGGTTAACGGGCTTGTGCCGCACACAATAGGCCTTGACGATTATTTCGTAGAAAGGGGCCTTACTCCGTTGGACGAGGACGGGAAACCCGATTTTGAAGATATAAACGCCCTTGACATAGAGCAGTTTAATAAGGATCTTATGGGTCTTATAAACGGCGAAAAGGTTGAAATACCAAGCTATAATTTTATTTTGGGACAGCGCGAATATAAAGGGCGTTTCCTTCAGCTTGACAAGGACGATATTATAGTTATAGAAGGAATACACGGTCTTAACGACACTTTGACTAAGGACATACCGGACGAAAGCAAGTTCAGGATATTTATAAGCGCCATGACGCAGCTTAATGTGGACGATCACAACAGGATTTCAACTTCCGACAGCCGTCTTATAAGGCGTATTGTAAGGGATCATCAGTTCCGCGGCATTGACGCGGCAAAAACGCTTGAAACATGGCCCAGCGTAAAACGCGGTGAAGAAAGGAACATATTTCCGTTTCAGGAGAATGCCGACGTTATGTTTAATTCGGCTACAATTTATGAGCTGTGCGTTTTAAAGCCGTATATAGAACCTCTGCTTTTTAAGATTGACAAAACTTATCCGCAGTATATAACTGCAAACAGGATTATTAAATTTCTGGATTATTTCCTTGCGGTTGACAGCGGCTGTGTTCCCAATAATTCTATTTTAAAGGAATTTCTCGGCGGCGGCGTCTTTAAAGTTTGA
- a CDS encoding Nif3-like dinuclear metal center hexameric protein encodes MKCSEFIKRLEKFAPVELAETWDNPGLIVGDTKQEIKKALVALDATLEVIDEAISLGADIIVTHHPMLFGAVKKITDETPAGIKIMKLIKNNISHYAMHTNLDIAFGGTNDRLAEIIGLKDIEILRASCEQDGKENGLGRIGILENETGFFEFSQMVKTALGLDSMRVVGNLERTVKKIALCTGSGFEFMEDAVKKGADVYITADLRYHESQKAIEKGICLIDATHYASENIIVPVISGYIQRICLNEGVKMEVFNSEVNGQVFKDI; translated from the coding sequence ATGAAATGCAGTGAATTTATAAAACGCCTTGAAAAGTTTGCCCCTGTTGAATTGGCCGAAACGTGGGACAATCCCGGCCTGATTGTGGGGGACACGAAGCAGGAAATTAAAAAAGCGCTTGTTGCCCTCGACGCAACGCTTGAAGTGATAGACGAAGCCATAAGTTTAGGAGCCGATATAATAGTTACCCACCATCCGATGTTATTTGGAGCCGTGAAAAAAATTACGGATGAAACGCCGGCCGGAATAAAAATCATGAAGCTTATAAAAAATAACATAAGCCATTATGCAATGCATACAAATCTTGATATAGCTTTCGGAGGCACAAACGACAGGCTCGCCGAAATTATAGGGCTTAAGGATATTGAAATTCTCAGGGCAAGCTGCGAGCAGGACGGGAAAGAAAACGGGCTGGGAAGGATTGGGATTTTGGAAAATGAAACCGGATTTTTTGAATTTTCCCAAATGGTTAAAACCGCCCTTGGCCTTGACAGCATGCGGGTTGTCGGAAACCTTGAAAGAACCGTTAAAAAGATTGCGCTTTGTACGGGAAGCGGATTTGAATTTATGGAAGACGCCGTAAAAAAAGGCGCGGATGTTTATATAACGGCCGATTTGCGCTACCATGAAAGCCAAAAAGCCATAGAAAAAGGCATATGCCTTATTGACGCGACGCACTATGCCAGCGAAAATATTATTGTTCCGGTTATTTCCGGATATATACAGAGAATATGTTTAAATGAAGGGGTGAAAATGGAAGTTTTCAACTCGGAAGTTAACGGGCAGGTATTTAAAGATATTTAG
- a CDS encoding class I SAM-dependent methyltransferase: MELSVRLKAVADEVNGGIIADIGTDHGYVPIYLVKTGKIKKAVACDINKGPLLKARENIEREGLKDKIETRLGNGLSQIDAGEVETAVIAGMGGMLIIDILKSGACVAESLKQLVLQPQLDIESVRRHIHTIGFKIVNEKMVVDGGKFYTIINAVRGQEKYEKEIYYSFGKINIDKKCPVLREYIAYMLNRLSEIENGLKSADTENAVKKTEYIKKEIELLKEAEAAYEMQ; the protein is encoded by the coding sequence ATGGAACTTTCGGTTAGACTTAAAGCTGTCGCCGACGAGGTGAACGGCGGTATTATTGCAGATATAGGCACAGATCACGGATATGTGCCTATATATCTTGTGAAAACGGGAAAAATAAAAAAAGCGGTTGCCTGTGATATAAACAAGGGGCCGCTTTTAAAAGCGCGTGAAAATATAGAAAGGGAAGGCCTTAAAGACAAAATTGAAACGCGTTTGGGAAACGGTCTTTCCCAAATAGATGCTGGAGAAGTCGAAACGGCAGTGATTGCGGGTATGGGGGGCATGCTTATTATAGATATTTTAAAAAGCGGGGCATGCGTTGCCGAAAGCCTCAAACAGCTTGTTTTGCAGCCTCAGCTTGACATTGAAAGCGTGCGAAGGCACATACATACAATAGGGTTTAAAATTGTTAACGAAAAAATGGTGGTAGACGGCGGAAAATTTTACACAATTATAAATGCCGTAAGAGGTCAGGAAAAATATGAAAAAGAAATTTATTATTCTTTCGGAAAAATAAATATTGATAAAAAATGTCCCGTACTCAGGGAATATATTGCATACATGCTCAACAGGCTTTCGGAAATAGAAAACGGATTGAAATCAGCCGATACGGAAAATGCCGTTAAAAAAACCGAATACATAAAAAAGGAAATTGAATTGTTGAAGGAGGCTGAAGCGGCGTATGAAATGCAGTGA
- a CDS encoding copper amine oxidase N-terminal domain-containing protein, with product MKKFLSMLIICILTIGPVSVFAQDKGASPKSEEGNYIEEKQVMMPIRPVLDAIGSKAQIIWDDNEKSATVLMGRRVSKITVGSDTMVLNGVEIAVETPAEITDGVLFLPLTDLAMLIGLGEDKISWDSETQTVILNYIGD from the coding sequence ATGAAGAAATTTTTATCAATGCTTATAATATGTATCTTAACAATCGGCCCCGTAAGCGTATTTGCACAAGACAAAGGCGCGTCGCCGAAATCAGAAGAAGGAAACTACATAGAAGAAAAGCAGGTTATGATGCCCATAAGGCCCGTGCTTGACGCAATAGGAAGCAAGGCGCAGATAATTTGGGACGATAACGAAAAGAGCGCGACCGTTTTAATGGGGAGAAGGGTGTCCAAAATAACTGTCGGTTCTGATACAATGGTTTTAAACGGCGTTGAAATAGCCGTTGAAACGCCGGCCGAGATAACTGACGGCGTTCTTTTCCTGCCGCTTACGGATTTAGCTATGCTTATTGGTTTGGGAGAAGATAAGATCAGCTGGGACAGTGAAACGCAGACGGTTATATTAAATTATATCGGTGATTGA
- the rpoD gene encoding RNA polymerase sigma factor RpoD → MKTPEENNLLTRLRELVAIGKKKKGVLEYKEITDYLGDIELDADQIDKIYEYFESQGIDVLGNIEIEEEVEKDLDLSLPEGINIDDPVRMYLKEIGKVPLLSAEEEIELARKMEDGDEYAKKKLAEANLRLVVSIAKRYVGRGMLFLDLIQEGNLGLIKAVEKFDYSKGYKFSTYATWWIRQAITRAIADQARTIRIPVHMVETINKLIRISRQLIQELGREPTAEELAVEMAMPVDKVREIMKIAQEPVSLETPIGEEEDSHLGDFIPDDDIPAPAEAAAFTLLKEQLIEVLDTLTEREEKVLRLRFGLDDGRARTLEEVGKEFNVTRERIRQIEAKALRKLRHPSRSKKLKDYLE, encoded by the coding sequence TTGAAAACCCCGGAAGAAAACAACTTATTAACCCGCCTGAGGGAGCTTGTCGCAATCGGCAAGAAGAAAAAGGGCGTTTTGGAATATAAAGAAATTACGGATTATCTTGGCGACATTGAGCTTGACGCCGATCAGATAGATAAAATATATGAATATTTTGAAAGCCAGGGCATTGACGTATTGGGGAATATTGAGATTGAGGAAGAAGTTGAAAAAGATCTCGATTTATCCCTGCCCGAAGGGATTAATATTGACGACCCGGTTCGCATGTATTTAAAAGAGATTGGAAAAGTGCCTCTTTTGAGCGCCGAAGAGGAAATTGAGCTTGCAAGGAAGATGGAGGACGGCGACGAATATGCAAAGAAAAAACTTGCGGAAGCAAATCTCCGTCTTGTTGTAAGTATTGCCAAAAGATATGTGGGGCGCGGCATGCTGTTTCTCGATTTGATACAAGAGGGGAATTTGGGCCTTATAAAAGCCGTTGAAAAATTCGATTACAGCAAAGGCTATAAATTCAGCACATATGCTACATGGTGGATAAGGCAGGCAATTACAAGGGCAATAGCCGATCAGGCAAGAACCATACGTATCCCTGTGCATATGGTTGAAACGATTAACAAGCTTATCCGTATTTCGCGCCAGTTAATACAGGAACTTGGGCGTGAACCGACGGCTGAGGAGCTTGCAGTTGAAATGGCGATGCCTGTGGATAAAGTCAGGGAAATAATGAAAATCGCTCAGGAACCGGTGTCGCTTGAAACGCCTATAGGCGAAGAGGAAGACAGCCATTTAGGCGATTTTATACCTGACGACGATATACCGGCTCCGGCCGAAGCCGCCGCGTTTACGCTCCTGAAAGAGCAGCTTATCGAAGTCCTTGACACTTTGACCGAAAGGGAGGAAAAAGTTTTAAGACTGCGTTTCGGCCTTGACGACGGAAGGGCGAGAACGCTTGAAGAAGTCGGCAAGGAATTTAACGTAACAAGGGAACGTATCAGGCAGATTGAAGCAAAAGCTTTAAGAAAATTGCGCCATCCGAGCAGAAGCAAAAAACTTAAAGACTATTTAGAGTAA